The following are from one region of the Salvia splendens isolate huo1 chromosome 2, SspV2, whole genome shotgun sequence genome:
- the LOC121792717 gene encoding NEDD8-conjugating enzyme Ubc12 — protein MIRLFKVKEKQRELAESANGKPPVKKQSAGELRLQKDISELNLPKTCTISFPNGKDELMTFEVTIRPDEGYYLNGTFVFSFQISPIYPHEAPKVKCKTKVYHPNIDLDGNVCLNILREDWKPVLNINTIIYGLYHLFTEPNHEDPLNHDAAAVLRDNPKMFESNARRAMAGGYVGQTFFPRCI, from the exons ATGATTAGGTTGttcaaagtaaaagaaaaacagaGAGAACTTGCAGAAAGTGCTAATGGGAAGCCTCCAGTGAAGAAACAAAGTGCTGGAGAACTTCGTCTTCAAAAAG ATATCAGTGAACTGAATCTGCCCAAAACCTGTACCATTTCATTCCCTAATGGCAAGGACGAACTGATGACTTTTGAAGTTACCATTCGCCCTGATGAAGGATATTATCT GAATGGAACATTTGTCTTCTCATTTCAAATTTCACCCATCTATCCTCACGAGGCACCAAAGGTGAAATGCAAGACAAAG GTCTACCATCCAAATATTGACTTGGATGGAAATGTCTGTCTTAACATTCTTCGAGAAGACTGGAAACCTGTTCTGAACATAAACACCATCATTTATGGGTTGTATCACCTTTTCACG GAACCTAACCACGAGGATCCACTCAATCATGACGCTGCTGCTGTGCTGAGAGACAACCCAAAAATGTTCGAGTCTAATGCTAGGAGAGCGATGGCTGGTGGCTATGTTGGCCAAACTTTCTTCCCGCGCTGCATATAG
- the LOC121770561 gene encoding box C/D snoRNA protein 1-like — MEEKPEQVTSSDNKPDPNLCNECNINASKYKCPGCSLRTCSLSCVNSHKQRTACTGKRPLTNFVPISQFDDNQLVSDYKMLEDVKRIADSAQRTRLAVCGSSHFRVPHPLKHLRGAAASRRIKLLFLSSGMSRRVKNKTFYNHRKKSISWTVEWRFHSTDVVLLDHGIHENSTFFSVIENQLKPGPWNHQLKQFCDERIDSLKFFIRKYPKGPKSPFCQLDINSPIREQLANIVILEYPVIHVFLPSHSYDFDVIQVANQSKVEPAQRDYPSPKGVTFKEEEIEDGGSPDPLVSDLLSHKIKGTESLPNQLVHSPRAVKAVSSADPDSRRDTYTITTEDKKGGGRSCIEELAEIPDLDIDFESGFIDVYPNLDTADANSDEFLDFDRILLSKQMEIEEGEYLMEEELEEGEIA; from the exons ATGGAGGAGAAACCAGAACAAGTGACATCTTCAGACAACAAACCGGATCCTAATTTATGTAATGAGTGCAACATTAATGCATCAAAGTACAAGTGTCCAGGATGCTCGCTCCGCACGTGTAGCCTCTCTTGTGTCAATTCCCACAAGCAGCGTACCGCCTGCACTGGGAAACGACCGCTTACTAATTTCGTCCCGATTTCCCAGTTCGATGATAACCAGCTTGTTTCAG ATTATAAAATGCTTGAGGATGTGAAGCGAATTGCTGATTCTGCTCAGAGGACAAGACTTGCGGTATGTGGGAGTTCTCATTTTAGGGTTCCCCACCCACTCAAACATCTTCGGGGTGCTGCTGCAAGTCGTAGGataaaattactttttctttctagtGGAATGTCAAGGAGAGTGAAGAACAAGACTTTCTACAACCATAG GAAAAAATCCATATCTTGGACTGTCGAATGGCGGTTTCATTCCACTGATGTTGTGCTACTTGATCATGG AATACACGAAAATTCCACTTTCTTTTCCGTGATCGAGAACCAGTTAAAGCCTGGTCCTTGGAACCACCAGTTGAAACAATTCTGTGATGAGAGAATAGATTCTCTTAAATTTTTCATCCGCAAGTATCCAAAG GGACCAAAATCACCTTTTTGCCAACTAGACATAAACTCTCCAATCCGCGAGCAGTTAGCCAATATAGTCATTCTGGAATACCCGGTTATCCATGTCTTTCTACCCTCACACAGCTATGATTTTGATGTAATACAAGTTGCCAATCAGAGCAAAGTGGAGCCTGCTCAACGTGATTACCCAAGTCCTAAAGGCGTAACTTTTAAGGAGGAAGAAATCGAAGATGGGGGCTCTCCAGATCCACTTGTCTCGGATTTGTTGAGTCATAAGATAAAGGGAACTGAGTCTCTACCAAACCAGTTGGTTCACAGCCCACGAGCTGTCAAAGCAGTGAGTTCTGCCGATCCAGATTCTCGCCGTGATACATACACCATCACGACTGAAGATAAAAAAGGCGGCGGCCGTTCCTGCATTGAGGAGTTGGCTGAAATTCCTGATCTGGATATTGATTTTGAGTCTGGTTTTATTGATGTATACCCAAATCTTGATACTGCAGATGCTAACTCTGAtgagtttcttgattttgatcGGATACTATTATCCAAACAAATGGAAATCGAGGAAGGAGAATATTTAATGGAGGAAGAACTAGAGGAGGGAGAGATAGCATAA